The following proteins are encoded in a genomic region of Takifugu rubripes chromosome 9, fTakRub1.2, whole genome shotgun sequence:
- the LOC101080126 gene encoding RNA polymerase II elongation factor ELL, whose product MAALRQEHRYGLSCSKIHKNSPNQTRFHVKLTDTAIRTLETFQNLKASLSNQPAICFKGSQGYIKIPAPTHESPDAFRVFSFYLSSDSKDKPQSSFDCIHQYVSGEGRDHLEGQGSIQDKITVCATDDSYQTTRERMSQVEKDIWSRTAIEIKPGPSKCIKVQRKQALVTGSESSNKLSPSNKRSLVPSPVAHRPLRDRIIHHLALKPYRKPELLLWLERERAGPKDKADLTSVLEEVGKLNPKDNSYALKDEFYRHVQRDWPGYLEEEKQFVHRLLIRKLQQHHSSQLKSPQSSHSFHKAPVDSPASQLSPAKNLSKRPLPTDSSNCRTPKKLRLLEHSLPPPSPSHGGSGTGEARGSSSHGNTAAQVKLDFDKASSHVRESPSRLCPPHNGGGSLAPPKAERTEPALAAPSLKIPHGDASVCAEQQFNNGQHKKKRSKKHKERERLKPDWIETSPDLKQNQDKLRDHEGEKTPVNQLSEEELPDYLIKYSTITSLEQRQKYKEDFCGEYDEYRALHDRIGAITEMFVQLGSKINTLSPGTQEYKIMEDQILQKYRKYKKKFPGYREEKKRCEYLHQKLSHIKGLITDYDQAHQLSS is encoded by the exons ATGGCAGCGCTGAGACAGGAGCATCGGTATGGGCTCTCCTGCAGCAAAATccacaaaaacagcccaaatCAAACTCGATTTCACGTCAAACTCACTGACACCGCCATCCGGACCCTGGAAACCTTCCAGAACCTGAAG gCATCACTATCAAATCAGCCGGCGATTTGCTTCAAGGGGAGCCAGGGG TACATAAAGATCCCAGCGCCGACTCACGAATCCCCTGATGCATTCAGGGTCTTCTCGTTTTACCTGTCCAGCGACAGCAAAGACAAGCCCCAGTCCAGCTTCGACTGCATTCACCAGTATGTCTCAGG GGAGGGCAGGGATCACCTGGAGGGCCAGGGCAGCATTCAGGACAAGATCACAGTTTGTGCCACGGACGACTCCTACCAGACGACCCGAGAGCGCATGTCCCAGGTGGAGAAGGACATCTGGAGCCGCACGGCAATTGAGATCAAACCAGGGCCAA GTAAGTGCATTAAGGTCCAGAGGAAGCAGGCTCTGGTAACAGGCTCAGAGAGCAGCAATAAGCTTTCTCCGAGCAACAAGAGGAGCCTGGTTCCCAGCCCTGTGGCACACCGGCCCCTGAGGGACCGCATCATTCATCACCTGGCCTTAAAACCCTACAGGAAACCCGAGTTATTACTGTGGCTGGAGAGGGAGCGTGCCGGTCCAAAGGACAAGGCTGACCTGACCTCGGTACTGGAGGAG GTCGGTAAATTGAATCCTAAAGACAACAGCTACGCGTTAAAGGATGAGTTCTACCGGCACGTCCAGAGAGACTGGCCCGGCTATCTAGAAGAGGAGAAGCAATTTGTCCACAGGCTGCTAATCAG gaaactccagcagcaccacagtagcCAGTTGAAGAGTCCCCAGTCCAGTCATTCATTCCACAAAGCCCCCGTGGACTCCCCCGCCTCACAACTCAGCCCTGCCAAGAATCTTTCG AAACGCCCGTTACCCACCGACTCCTCCAACTGTCGGACTCCCAAAAAACTAAGACTGTTAGAGCATAGTTTGCCTCCACCGTCACCCTCTCATGGAGGCAGCGGCACCGGCGAGGCCCGGGGCTCCTCCAGCCACGGAAACACTGCCGCACAGGTCAAATTGGACTTTGACAAAGCCAGCAGCCACGTCCGGGAGAGCCCGAGCCGCCTGTGCCCGCCGCACAACGGCGGCGGGTCTTTGGCGCCGCCCAAGGCGGAGAGGACGGAGCCGGCCCTCGCCGCCCCGAGCCTGAAGATCCCGCACGGCGACGCGTCCGTCTgcgccgagcagcagttcaacaaCGGCCAACACAAAAAGAAGAGGTCCAAAAAGCACAAAGAGCGAGAGCGGCTCAAACCAGACTGGATCGAGACCAGCCCGGACCTGAAGCAGAACCAGGATAAACTCAGAG accaCGAGGGAGAGAAAACACCTGTCAATCAATTATCAGAAGAGGAACTTCCTGACTATTTAAT AAAATACAGCACCATAACTTCACTGGAGCAGCGTCAGAAGTACAAGGAAGACTTCTGTGGAGAGTATGACGAGTACAGAGCTCTCCACGACCGGATCGGGGCCATCACGGAGATGTTTGTTCAGTTGGGCTCAAAGATCAACACGCTGTCCCCGGGAACACAAGAGTACAAG ATTATGGAGGACCAAATACTACAGAAGTACAGGAAATATAAGAAA AAGTTCCCTGGCTATCGGGAAGAGAAGAAGCGGTGTGAATACCTCCACCAGAAACTGTCGCATATCAAAGGCCTGATCACAGATTATGACCAAGCACACCAGCTGTCGTCGTGA
- the fkbp16 gene encoding FKBP prolyl isomerase 16 isoform X2, which translates to METESRSEEHKEPPVETSEPDRRQTTRERGDRSEAPCGSTEEAREPSEREPESCAAEGNPAETKCPCDPETEGGGSGWKEARKLRKTNSWKMVRFQDPSEERDVVERDSAAESLFPDQAPKEWTSSTFEELFAAEEWQDITENRLLRKKVLESSDPSGPSPSWGQEVTVKMQCVLEDRTVVEKDSKLVFVIGEGDVNQALEECVMSMQMGEVSLLLADSQYAYGLLGREPDVPAWAPLLYQLQLLDFRDKPDPLTLPVADRIRIGNQKRERGNFHFQREEYSLAARAYSMALSVLTTRSGDGGDDGVKVDEEEEVREYRVKCLNNLAAAQLKLEQYEEALGTSRDVLTLEQNNVKALFRTGKLLSDKGEYKEAMEVLKKALKLEPTTKAIHAELSKLVRRQLGGKDVQEWSSKQAEGISWKFILGALLVALGSLVTSVILTARN; encoded by the exons ATGGAGACAGAGTCAAGGAGTGAAGAGCACAAAGAGCCACCAGTGGAAACCTCCGAGCCCGACAGAAGACAGACGACCCGGGAGAGAGGAGATCGCTCCGAGGCGCCCTGCGGGTCCACGGAAGAAGCCAGAGAGCCGAGTGAGAGAGAGCCGGAGAGCTGTGCAGCAGAGGGCAACCCCGCTGAGACAAAATGCCCCTGTGATCCCGAGACAGAGGGTGGAGGCTCGGGATGGAAGGAGGCGAGGAAgctgaggaaaacaaacagctggaagaTGGTTCGATTTCAAGACCCTTCAGAGGAGCGTGACGTTGTGGAGAGAGACAGCGCTGCAGAGAGCCTCTTTCCAGATCAGGCACCCAAGGAGTGGACGTCCTCAACCTTTGAGGAGCTGTTTGCAGCAGAAGAATGGCAGGACATCACAG AAAACCGTCTTTTGAGGAAAAAAGTGTTGGAATCCAGCGACCCCAGTGGTCCGAGCCCCTCCTGGGGTCAAGAGGTGACGGTGAAGATGCAGTGTGTCCTGGAGGATCGCACAGTGGTGGAGAAGGACTCTAAGCTGGTCTTTGTGATTGGAGAGGGAGACGTAAACCAG GCCCTGGAGGAGTGCGTCATGTCCATGCAGATGGGGGAAGTATCACTCCTGCTGGCGGATTCTCAGTACGCTTACGGGCTTTTGGGAAG GGAGCCAGATGTTCCAGCCTGGGCTCCGTTGCTGtaccagctccagctgctggacttcaGAGACAAACCGGACCCGTTGACTCTGCCCGTCGCGGACCGCATCCGCATCGGCAACCAGAAACGGGAGCGGGGGAACTTCCATTTCCAGAGGGAGGAGTACAGCCTGGCGGCTCGGGCCTACTCCATGGCTCTGAGCGTGCTGACAACACGCAGCGGAG ATGGCGGCGACGACGGTGTGAAGGtagacgaggaagaggaggtgcgGGAGTACCGGGTCAAGTGTCTGAACAACCTGGCCGCCGCTCAGCTCAAGCTGGAGCAATATGAAGAGGCGCTGGGCACCAGCCGGGATGTTCTGACCCTGGAGCAGAACAACGTCAAGGCCTTGTTCAGGACGGGAAAG CTCCTTTCAGACAAGGGAGAATACAAAGAGGCCATGGAGGTTCTGAAAAAGGCCTTGAAACTGGAGCCTACCACCAAG gcGATTCATGCCGAGCTCTCAAAACTTGTCAGGAGACAGTTAGGGGGAAAAGACGTCCAGGAGTGGAGCTCCAAACAGGCAGAG GGAATTTCCTGGAAGTTTATACTGGGAGCTCTGCTTGTGGCCTTGGGCAGCTTAGTGACATCAGTGATTCTGACTGCAAGGAACTGA
- the fkbp16 gene encoding FKBP prolyl isomerase 16 isoform X1 yields the protein METESRSEEHKEPPVETSEPDRRQTTRERGDRSEAPCGSTEEAREPSEREPESCAAEGNPAETKCPCDPETEGGGSGWKEARKLRKTNSWKMVRFQDPSEERDVVERDSAAESLFPDQAPKEWTSSTFEELFAAEEWQDITENRLLRKKVLESSDPSGPSPSWGQEVTVKMQCVLEDRTVVEKDSKLVFVIGEGDVNQALEECVMSMQMGEVSLLLADSQYAYGLLGREPDVPAWAPLLYQLQLLDFRDKPDPLTLPVADRIRIGNQKRERGNFHFQREEYSLAARAYSMALSVLTTRSGDGGDDGVKVDEEEEVREYRVKCLNNLAAAQLKLEQYEEALGTSRDVLTLEQNNVKALFRTGKLLSDKGEYKEAMEVLKKALKLEPTTKAIHAELSKLVRRQLGGKDVQEWSSKQAEVLGDNIAPFLVPKKKKPAGISWKFILGALLVALGSLVTSVILTARN from the exons ATGGAGACAGAGTCAAGGAGTGAAGAGCACAAAGAGCCACCAGTGGAAACCTCCGAGCCCGACAGAAGACAGACGACCCGGGAGAGAGGAGATCGCTCCGAGGCGCCCTGCGGGTCCACGGAAGAAGCCAGAGAGCCGAGTGAGAGAGAGCCGGAGAGCTGTGCAGCAGAGGGCAACCCCGCTGAGACAAAATGCCCCTGTGATCCCGAGACAGAGGGTGGAGGCTCGGGATGGAAGGAGGCGAGGAAgctgaggaaaacaaacagctggaagaTGGTTCGATTTCAAGACCCTTCAGAGGAGCGTGACGTTGTGGAGAGAGACAGCGCTGCAGAGAGCCTCTTTCCAGATCAGGCACCCAAGGAGTGGACGTCCTCAACCTTTGAGGAGCTGTTTGCAGCAGAAGAATGGCAGGACATCACAG AAAACCGTCTTTTGAGGAAAAAAGTGTTGGAATCCAGCGACCCCAGTGGTCCGAGCCCCTCCTGGGGTCAAGAGGTGACGGTGAAGATGCAGTGTGTCCTGGAGGATCGCACAGTGGTGGAGAAGGACTCTAAGCTGGTCTTTGTGATTGGAGAGGGAGACGTAAACCAG GCCCTGGAGGAGTGCGTCATGTCCATGCAGATGGGGGAAGTATCACTCCTGCTGGCGGATTCTCAGTACGCTTACGGGCTTTTGGGAAG GGAGCCAGATGTTCCAGCCTGGGCTCCGTTGCTGtaccagctccagctgctggacttcaGAGACAAACCGGACCCGTTGACTCTGCCCGTCGCGGACCGCATCCGCATCGGCAACCAGAAACGGGAGCGGGGGAACTTCCATTTCCAGAGGGAGGAGTACAGCCTGGCGGCTCGGGCCTACTCCATGGCTCTGAGCGTGCTGACAACACGCAGCGGAG ATGGCGGCGACGACGGTGTGAAGGtagacgaggaagaggaggtgcgGGAGTACCGGGTCAAGTGTCTGAACAACCTGGCCGCCGCTCAGCTCAAGCTGGAGCAATATGAAGAGGCGCTGGGCACCAGCCGGGATGTTCTGACCCTGGAGCAGAACAACGTCAAGGCCTTGTTCAGGACGGGAAAG CTCCTTTCAGACAAGGGAGAATACAAAGAGGCCATGGAGGTTCTGAAAAAGGCCTTGAAACTGGAGCCTACCACCAAG gcGATTCATGCCGAGCTCTCAAAACTTGTCAGGAGACAGTTAGGGGGAAAAGACGTCCAGGAGTGGAGCTCCAAACAGGCAGAGGTGCTCGGAGACAACATTGCGCCGTTTCTAGttccaaaaaagaagaaaccggCT GGAATTTCCTGGAAGTTTATACTGGGAGCTCTGCTTGTGGCCTTGGGCAGCTTAGTGACATCAGTGATTCTGACTGCAAGGAACTGA